The following nucleotide sequence is from Terriglobia bacterium.
GACGATCTCGCCTGCGGCCGGCGTCTGCTCTCCCGCGTATTCCGCGACGAAGTCCGCATATGACCGTCCCTCCACGAAGCAGATCTCCTGCGACTCGGCCTTCTCCGACGTCGCCAGCCCGGCGCGCCGTGCGATCTCGCGGACTTCCGGCTTTGTCAGCTCGCCTAGCGGGAAAACCGTCTTCGAAAGCTGTTCCTGCGTGAGCCCGAACAGAAAATAGGACTGGTCCTTCTTGCGGTCGCGTCCGCGAAGCAACAGCCATCGGCCCGTTGCGTTGTCGAACTTCACCCGCGCATAGTGTCCGGTCGCGACGCGATCGGCTCCGATGCCGGCGGCCTTCTCGACCAGGTGGTGAAACTTCACATAGTTGTTGCAAAGGATGCACGGGCTCGGCGTCTCGCCGCGCAGATACGTTGCGACGAACGGCGCCACGACGGTGGCCTCGAAATCCTTCTCGAGATTCAGAACGTAGTAGGGAATTCCCAGCTGCATCGCGACCCGCCGAGCGTCCCAGAGATCGTCGAGCGAGCAGCAGCGGCCGTTGTCGCGCCACAGCTGCATCGACAGGCCGACGATCTGTTCGCCGCGCTCTTTCAGCAGGACCGCGGTCGCCGAAGAATCGACGCCGCCGCTCATGGCTACTGCAATCATGGGTGCGCCCCTAGAATCCTTTCAAAACTTTCTGGATCGCGTCGGAGGCCAGCACGCTGCAATGGATCTTGGACCCGGGCAGGCCGCCGAGCGCGTCCGCGATCTGCTCCTTGGTGATGGCGCGGGCCGCGCCGAGATCCAGGCCGATGATCATTTCTGTCGCATACGAGCTGGTCGCGATGGCGGCGCTGCAGCCCTGTGCCTTGAATTTCGCGTCGGCGACGCGGGAATGAGTCTCGTCGAGCTTGACCCATAGCCTCATGACGTCGCCGCAGACAGGATTGGACACCTCGGCGACGGCATCGGCGTTGTGGAGCTCGCCCACACAGCGCGGGTTCTGGAAGTAATCGAGCAGCTTCTCGGAATAGGGCACAAGGTAGTGTAAGGGAAAAGGAGCGCGCACGGGAAGGGGTTGACAGCTGAGCATGGCGCTGCGCGGGCATTTCAATAAGGTGGCGCGCGGAGCGCGCATCGTTTTACTAAACTTCGTGCCGAAGAGTCCGGCCCTTAGCTGCCCGCCTAACTCAGCTGGAGAGCTAATAATTCGAGACGGGCCCATTCCCCGCCTTTCCAAGGCGGGGTGCTCGAGCGATCAAAAAACGTTAGAACGCGAGGGCGGGGCGGTTGGTAAAGAACCGCGAAGCGCTCCTTACTTTGAAGGAGCCGCTTCGCGGAGCTTTGAACGGACAGGCGGGGAGTTTGATGGAAATTCCTAACCGCCCCGTCTGCGCGCGAATCTGAGAAACTTTGATGCGCGCAGCCACCCCGCCTTGGAAAGGCGGGGAATGGCGCCGTCTCGCTTCCACCGCATCTCGCTCAATTCAGGCTGGGTCTTCAGGTAGGCGCGCACCTTATTGAGATGCTCGCGCAGCATCACGGTCCGGCCTCACACCGGCCCTACGCGCGCTCCTTCTTGTAATACGGCGACAGCTCCCTCAATCTCTCCACAATCCCCGGCAGCACTTCGACCACGTAATCCACATCCTCCTCCGCCGTCATGCCGCTCAGGCTCAACCTTAAACTCCCGTGCGCCTCATCCGGCGTCTTCCCGATGGCGGTCAGCACATGCGACGGTTCGAGACTTCCCGACGAGCACGCCGAGCCTGTCGACACCGCGACTCCTTTCAAATCCAGCGAGATCACCAGCCCTTCGCCTTCCGCGAAGTCCACCATGATGTTCGAGGTATTCGGAATCCTCTCCACGTCCTCCGCATTCACGTGGATCAGCTCGATTCTCGCCTTGAGCTCGCGCTCCAGCCGGTCTCGCATCCCTCGCACCCGGCCGGCGTCCGACGCCAGGCCGGCAGCGGCCAACTTCGCCGCCTCTCCAAACCCGACAATCCCGGCAACATTCTCCGTCCCCGACCTCCGATTCCGCTCGTGCCCGCCGCCCGTCAGCAGCGGCTTCAGCGTCGTCCCTTTCTTCACGAACAACGCGCCGACGCCCTTCGGTCCGTGGATTTTGTGGGCCGACATCGAATACAGGTCCACTCCCAGCTTCTTCACATCCACTGGAATCTTCCCCGTCGACTGCACGCCGTCCGAGTGAAACCACACATCCGCCTCCGCCGCGATCTTTCCGATCTCGGCGATCGGCTCCACCGTTCCAATCTCGTTATTCGCGTGCATGATCGTGATCAGCACCGTATCCGGCCGCAGCGCCTTCCGCACAGCGTCCGGATCGACGACGCCGTCGCGTGAAACCCCGAGCCAGGTGACCTCGAAGCCCTGCTTCTCCAAGTCCCGGCAGGTGTGCATTACGGCATGGTGCTCGATTTTCGACGTGATGATGTGCCCGCCCGTCTTCAGACCCGCAATCCCTCGGATCGCGAAGTTGTCCGCTTCGGTCCCTCCGCTGACGAACACGATCTCCGAGGTCTCCGCCCCGATCAGCTTCGCAACATGTTTCCGCGCGTCGTCCATCAGCGCTTTCGCGATCTGGCCGTACCAGTGGATCGACGACGCGTTTCCGAAACTCTCGGTGAACACGGGCATCATCGCGGCCGCCACCTCTGGCCGCATCGGTGTCGTTGCGTTACTATCTAAATAGACTCGTCGCATGTTTCTTCACGCTTAATAAATGATTATAACGCTCACAACCGACTTCGGCCTGTCCGATCCCTTCGTGGGAATCATGAAAGGCGTGATCCTCAGCATCGCGCCCGAGGCCCAGGTCGTGGATATCTGCCACGAAGTTCGCTCGTACGACATCATTGAAGGCGCGTTCCTGATCGACAGCACCTTTAAATATTTTCCGGAAGGCACCATCCACGTGGTTGTGGTCGATCCGGGTGTCGGGTCGGTTCGCCGGCCGATCGCCGCTCAGGCGCACGGGCACGTTTTCGTGGCGCCGGACAACGGCGTGCTTTCGGCGGTTTACGAACCGGCGAGCCAGGTCCATCACATCACGAACCGGAGCCTCTTCCTCGACTCCGTCAGCCAGACGTTCCATGGCCGCGACATCTTCTCGCCCGTCGCGGCGCATATGTCGAAGGGCATTCCGATCGATTCGGCCGGGCCGCGTATCCTCGATTTCCTGAAGAAGCCGCTCCCGAAACCCCGGCCAAAAGGCGACCGGCTCGTAGGAACCGTCCTCCGCATCGACAAGTTCGGAAACATCATCACGAACCTGCGCCTTAGGGATCTTGCCGCCGAGTTCACCATTCATGTGGCCGGCTTGCCGATTACCCGTCTTTATTCGAGTTTTTCGGATGCTGAGCCCGGCGAATTTTTCGCGATCGAAGGCAGTGCCGGCTTCATCGAGCTCGCCCTCGATCAGGGATCGGCTGCCGACAAGCTGAATGTCGGACGCGGCACTGAAATCGAGGTAGAAAGTGGTTTGCTAAATCACTAGAATCTATTCGCGTAATTTGCGTAATTTGCCGCAGAGGATCTCACACAAATGAAGGCTGGTCTAGAAGACATCATCGCAGGGGAATCCGGGATTTGCTACATCGATGGGATGAAGGGCATCCTCGCGTATCGCGGATATAACATTCACGAGCTTGCCACCAACTCGACATTCGAAGAGACCTGCCACCTGCTCTGGTTCGGCCGCCTTCCGAATGCCGCCGAGCTCGCCGACACAAGCAAAAAAATGGCCGCCAACCGCGCCATCCCGCCGCAGGTGATCGACGCGATGAAGGCCATGCCCAAAAAAGCGCTTCCGATGGAAGTGTTGCGCACGGCCACGTCGACGCTCTCGATGTACGACCCTGAAGCCGAAGACATGTCGCCCGAAGCCAATCTGCGCAAGGCCATCAAGCTTACGGCGCAGACCGCGACCATTGTCACCGCCTTCCACCGTATCCGCAGCGGTAACGACGTCGTGCCGCCCCGTTCCGACCTCAGCCACGCCGGCAACTTCGCCTACATGCTGAACGGCGCGCCGCCGAACGAAACGATCACGAAGGCCCTCGACATCGCGCTCATCCTTCACGCCGACCACGAATGGAACGCCTCGACCTTTGCCGCCCGCGTCACCGCCGCGACCCTGAGCGACATTTACTCGGCTGTCACGTCCGGTATCGGCGCGCTGAAAGGACCCCTCCACGGCGGTGCCAACGAAGCCGTTATGCGCATGCTGCTCGACATCAACGATCCGGCGCGCGTCGACGACTACGTTCGCAATCTCTTTGCGCAGAAGAAAAAGATCATGGGCTTCGGCCATCGCGTCTACCACACCGAAGATCCCCGCGCCACGCACCTCCGCCGCATGTCGAAGGAAGCCTGCGAGCGCGCCGGCCAGGCCAAGTGGTACCAGATGTCGGCGCGGATCGAAGAACTCGTGAAGGCGGAAAAGAAACTCAACCCGAACGTCGACTTCTATTCCGCCAGTACGTACTACGTCAGCGGAATGCCCATCGACCTGTTCACGCCGTTCTTTGCCGTGAGCCGCATGTCCGGCTGGACGGCCCATGTCCTCGAACAATATTCGAACAACCGGCTGATCCGGCCTCGAGCCGAGTACACGGGCCCGGCGCCGGATTTAAAATGGGCGCCACTCCACACCCGCTGATCAAAGACTGGGAAATCCAGATCGATACCTGGCCGCGCAAGATCATCGCGATCACGCTGGTCCTGGTCGCCTGCGGCACGCTCATCTACCGCACATGGTGGCTCTTCCTCGCTGCCTGGATCACCCGCAACAAGCCGCCCGATCCCGGCATCTACGAACTTGCCACCCGGTACGATCCGAAAAACGCCGATTACCACTTCATCCTCGCGCAGCTCTACAACTACTCGACCCAGAATCTGAATATCCAGCGCGCCGGAGAGGAGTACGAGAAAGCCGTCGAACTGAATCCGTATCGCGCCGAACACTGGAAGGAACTGTCCAAATTCTACGAGCAGCAGGGAAATCCGGACAAAGCCCGCAACGCAATGAAGATGGCCCTCGAGCGCGATCCGAATTACGCCCAGACGCACTGGGCCGCCGCCAACCTCTATATACGGTTGAATGACCTCAAGTCGGCGGATTACGAGCTGCGGAGGACCGCGGACCTGGATGTCACGTATCTCACGCAGGTCCTCGATCTGGTGTGGAGATTCTACGAGGACCCCGATCGCATTATGTCCACCGATGTCCCGAACTCCAAAGACGCGGACCTCACCGCCCTCAACTACTTCATCGGACAGAAAAGCGAACGCGGCGCGGCCATCGCCTGGACGAAGCTGAAGACGTTCGAGACGAAACCGCAGGAGAGGTTCAGCTACATCGATTATCTGGTCGGATTAGGAAAGCCGCATGAGGCTTGGGATGCGTTTTCCTATCCCGGGACGCCGCCGTCGTTGCTCTTTAATGAGTCGTTCGAGACCGATCCGCTCAACGGGGGATTCGATTGGAGATTCGCTACGAACGACCACGCCGAAGCGCGGAGGGATACGACCACCGCCAAAGACGGGCTGGCCTCGTGGCTCGTGACATTCGACGGAACGGAGAATGTCGATTACGCGGGGCTGGCACACTGGATTCCCGTGTCGAAGGGCAAGGAGTATCGCCTGTCGTTCTGGATGAAGACGGAAGCGATCTCCACCAATGAAGGGATGTTCGTCGAGGTCGACGGCCAGGCCTCGGAGAAACAGATCGGCACAACCTACTGGCAGCAGTTCACGATTCCATTTACGGCCAGCTCGGACCTGATGACCGTCAGGCTCAGACGGGTGCCCTCGAAGAAGTTCGATAACATGCTGAAGGGGAAGGTGTGGCTGGACGCGTTCGAGGTGAAGTAGGCGCGGGGGGAAGGAGCGCGCGCGGGGTGGGTGTGAGACCTGCACATGGTGCTGCGCGACCGTTTCAATAAGGTGGCGCGCTGTTGCGCGCATCCTTCTACTAAACGGCTTGCCCGAGATGACCGTCCTGAATTGAGCGAGTCCCATTCCCCGCCTTTCCAAGGCGGGGTGGCTGCGCCATCAATAAAATGGTCTCGTTCCTTAGCGGCGCAGACGGGGCGGTTAGTAAGTTCCATCAACAAATAAGGAGCGCTACGCGGTTCGTTACTAACCACCCCGCCCTCGCGTTTCTAACGATATTTGATCGCTCGGGCACCCCTCCTTGAAAACGGAGGGGAATGGGCCCGCCTCTCTTTTATAGCCGCCTCTTCAGGCGCTGTTCGGCTCTCACACCACCTCGAGCGCGCTCCTCATTCCAAATAGCTCTTAATCCTCTCCAGCACCCAGTCCAGATTCTCCTTCAACTCCACATTCTCAAATCGGATCACCTTCAAGCCTTGAGCCTCCAGAAACTTTGTCCTTCGCTCCTCATACACATCGACTGTGGGCGAAAAATGCGCATCGCCATCGAGCTCGATCACCAGCTTTTTCTCGGGACAATAAAAGTCGACAATGTAGCAATCTATGCTGATTTGCCGCCGGAACTTGCACCCCAGCAGTTGCCGTCGCTGAAGACACTTCCAGAGCACCGCTTCCGCCGCCG
It contains:
- the mnmA gene encoding tRNA 2-thiouridine(34) synthase MnmA — protein: MIAVAMSGGVDSSATAVLLKERGEQIVGLSMQLWRDNGRCCSLDDLWDARRVAMQLGIPYYVLNLEKDFEATVVAPFVATYLRGETPSPCILCNNYVKFHHLVEKAAGIGADRVATGHYARVKFDNATGRWLLLRGRDRKKDQSYFLFGLTQEQLSKTVFPLGELTKPEVREIARRAGLATSEKAESQEICFVEGRSYADFVAEYAGEQTPAAGEIVTERGEVVGQHGGIHKFTVGQRKGLVATGKPQYVVKIEPELNRVVIGEDPVKRKFAVRDVNWIAVDGLREPLRCEVQIRNRFEPKPAVVSGVDGEVMVEFDEPQRAVTPGQGAVFYWDEVVVGGGWIK
- a CDS encoding citrate synthase, which codes for MKAGLEDIIAGESGICYIDGMKGILAYRGYNIHELATNSTFEETCHLLWFGRLPNAAELADTSKKMAANRAIPPQVIDAMKAMPKKALPMEVLRTATSTLSMYDPEAEDMSPEANLRKAIKLTAQTATIVTAFHRIRSGNDVVPPRSDLSHAGNFAYMLNGAPPNETITKALDIALILHADHEWNASTFAARVTAATLSDIYSAVTSGIGALKGPLHGGANEAVMRMLLDINDPARVDDYVRNLFAQKKKIMGFGHRVYHTEDPRATHLRRMSKEACERAGQAKWYQMSARIEELVKAEKKLNPNVDFYSASTYYVSGMPIDLFTPFFAVSRMSGWTAHVLEQYSNNRLIRPRAEYTGPAPDLKWAPLHTR
- a CDS encoding cysteine desulfurase family protein, which gives rise to MRRVYLDSNATTPMRPEVAAAMMPVFTESFGNASSIHWYGQIAKALMDDARKHVAKLIGAETSEIVFVSGGTEADNFAIRGIAGLKTGGHIITSKIEHHAVMHTCRDLEKQGFEVTWLGVSRDGVVDPDAVRKALRPDTVLITIMHANNEIGTVEPIAEIGKIAAEADVWFHSDGVQSTGKIPVDVKKLGVDLYSMSAHKIHGPKGVGALFVKKGTTLKPLLTGGGHERNRRSGTENVAGIVGFGEAAKLAAAGLASDAGRVRGMRDRLERELKARIELIHVNAEDVERIPNTSNIMVDFAEGEGLVISLDLKGVAVSTGSACSSGSLEPSHVLTAIGKTPDEAHGSLRLSLSGMTAEEDVDYVVEVLPGIVERLRELSPYYKKERA
- a CDS encoding SAM-dependent chlorinase/fluorinase, producing the protein MIITLTTDFGLSDPFVGIMKGVILSIAPEAQVVDICHEVRSYDIIEGAFLIDSTFKYFPEGTIHVVVVDPGVGSVRRPIAAQAHGHVFVAPDNGVLSAVYEPASQVHHITNRSLFLDSVSQTFHGRDIFSPVAAHMSKGIPIDSAGPRILDFLKKPLPKPRPKGDRLVGTVLRIDKFGNIITNLRLRDLAAEFTIHVAGLPITRLYSSFSDAEPGEFFAIEGSAGFIELALDQGSAADKLNVGRGTEIEVESGLLNH
- a CDS encoding tetratricopeptide repeat protein, coding for MGATPHPLIKDWEIQIDTWPRKIIAITLVLVACGTLIYRTWWLFLAAWITRNKPPDPGIYELATRYDPKNADYHFILAQLYNYSTQNLNIQRAGEEYEKAVELNPYRAEHWKELSKFYEQQGNPDKARNAMKMALERDPNYAQTHWAAANLYIRLNDLKSADYELRRTADLDVTYLTQVLDLVWRFYEDPDRIMSTDVPNSKDADLTALNYFIGQKSERGAAIAWTKLKTFETKPQERFSYIDYLVGLGKPHEAWDAFSYPGTPPSLLFNESFETDPLNGGFDWRFATNDHAEARRDTTTAKDGLASWLVTFDGTENVDYAGLAHWIPVSKGKEYRLSFWMKTEAISTNEGMFVEVDGQASEKQIGTTYWQQFTIPFTASSDLMTVRLRRVPSKKFDNMLKGKVWLDAFEVK
- a CDS encoding iron-sulfur cluster assembly scaffold protein, which encodes MPYSEKLLDYFQNPRCVGELHNADAVAEVSNPVCGDVMRLWVKLDETHSRVADAKFKAQGCSAAIATSSYATEMIIGLDLGAARAITKEQIADALGGLPGSKIHCSVLASDAIQKVLKGF
- a CDS encoding endonuclease domain-containing protein, producing MSPVKVNHPSKKKFRKCLRNESTAAEAVLWKCLQRRQLLGCKFRRQISIDCYIVDFYCPEKKLVIELDGDAHFSPTVDVYEERRTKFLEAQGLKVIRFENVELKENLDWVLERIKSYLE